The genome window TGATAGAAATGTCATCACAAATTACCAAAGCCCGAAGTGACACCgtcataatatttatttttgtccaacGAGCAGTCCTAACCTGTACTtcattcaaataaatgtagtttatAGAATGAAAAAGCAGAAATCTTCCAATTAAATCTTTAGGTAAAAATTAAGTaaacaattatcaaaatagacaatCAACAGTTATTTTCGTCTGTACCGAAATCTCTGGTGGTTACCGATagtaactttttctttttttaacaaagcaTTACATTTTAGAAACTGTTGAACTGTTAAAAATATCCTTAATACATTAAGTATTTGCTAATAATGCTGTTAGAAAactgtagtggaataaaaagtacaatattttcctctgaaatgtagtggagctaAAGTAGAAGTGAAACAAATCCAAACCTTTCATTCCAGTTATGATTTTAAATATTCCCTGACAAAATATATTCAGCTGACtaatctataaataaaacattaatcatTAAACAGTCATTACTTGCAGCCCTTGGGAAAGTTTGTAAGTAGTTATTTGTGACTCCTGTTGGTGTAACTCGTCAGTATTGCTTCATGATGTAACTTTGTTTCCATCAGAGCAACACACACTCCCAAAGATGGCTGATACAAACCAGCAAAGTCCTCCTCCCCAGCTAGGGCCTGTGGTAAGTTAACTGTTTGATCCACACACTTACACCTTCCAACTCTTTCTCACTTTGTAAGGTGAACACTACTGAGTCTACTTACAAAGATGCTTATTAAAATGAGTACTACTCAGTCTACACAAACATTTGCATAATGTCTTCTTGGCTCTGATAGTTTCCTCAGAAAATAACCCCAAACCCCTGAATACAGAGGTTTCCACAGAGGTGCTATTGTATAAGAGCAGGTGTGTCTTGAattggattttttatttattttgtctggCTGGTTTATGCTGACCGATTAGAGAGCATTAGGGAAGGTCTTAGCATTTCAGCAAATCCGTTGTCAGTAAACATGAGAAAACAAAAGGCCCATCCTGTCATAGCAGTGTCCCAGCACTTTGCTTCAAAGTATGGAAAAGTTAACACTGCTACACCCTTCACCTAAGATGTTATATCTACGAGTATACTGGATTTTTATTCTTCAACTTTTATGTGTCCAAAActtttgaatgtattttttttttttctttcttccacaGCAATTTTTAATGAGTAACAAACTGGAAACTGCAATGTGGCTTTCACGACTCTTCACAGTCTACTGCTCTGTAATGTTTATTCTACCAATTCTAGGGTGAGTACACTCACTGACAGTGCACATCGTCAACACACTGCTTTCACCCATTTCTTACTCCCAGCATGAATAGGTGTCAGAATATTTGTGACTGCTTGTGTATTTCAGACCCTATGCAGCAGCTAACTTCTATCAGCGAGCCTTGTTAGCGAACGCCCTCACCAGTGCCCTTCGCTTGCATCAAAGGCTTCCACGCTTTCAGCTGAGCAGAGCTTTCCTGGCCCAGGCTCTTCAGGAGGATAGCTGCCATTACCTGCTTTACTCACTCATCCTGGTCAACTCCTACCCCATCACAAGTATCCTTTCACCTCCAAATACAGGGACAAGTCTCATGTATAGCGCTGTATATCTGGTTGAAATTCGAAAAGCATGCATCTGTTTCGTAACATGGATGCACTCTGTACATTTGGTGAAGTAATTGCGCGAAATGACTTTATTCGATGGCTTTTTCTATTGATCCTTAACACTTGTGTCCAGTGAGCATCTTCCCAgtcttcctcttctctttgCTTCATGCAACTACCTACACAAAGAAAGTCCTTGATGTGAGTATAAGGCAGCAGCCACCTGCTGTGACTTTTAATGCTGTTAGTTTACACTGTAGCCATTCGCTGAACAATGTTTAACCCCCAGGTGGAAAATCACCACCagccaaatgtttttttaattatctacTCAATTTACGAGTCATTTCCCAGAGCCCTAAATtcaaccataaaatctgataaaGAATCAGATTGAAAATGCTATAATGTTGTCAGTATTTCATTTTAACTTGGTGCCTCATTGTAAACTTTGACTTACTACAGCTTTGTTGTCAGCTAATGATGTTTCAATTTCTTCTGACAGTCTGTGGGCCCCAGCAGCTTGATGTTTATCAGAAACATCCTGGACAAACTTACAGCCAATCAGCAGAACATCCTGAAGTTTATCGCCTGCAATGAGATCTTCTTGATGCCAGCCACAGTTTTTATGCTCTTCAGGTAAGTGCACAtgtaaaagtgtatttttgtgtttttattgtggaGAGACGATGCAGATCCTTACTGTCATATTTTATCTATTCCTTTGGAATATCATACCTTATCTACCAATGGCACTATGATGGAAGTAATGCTTGTGTTATTAAACTGGTTATTGCTTGTGTGACTTATGTGTGTTTATCACTCTTGCGCTGCCCAAAATAATTGGTAGAGATTGTGAGCAGCTAAACAGACTGGTTTTCTGTGTTGTCAAATGCCAATATGGTCACGCTATTATTGGCCTCTTGATTTTTATTGAGAAGTGCACGGATTGCATTCCTGCACAGCTGCTACATTTACCACAtaaataattttctttaaattgtCTCTCCGCTATCACTGCATGTGTGACTCACTTTTTTTCATATGCAAATTTCAGGGCAGCCTGCAGTGGTAAAAAGAGACCAGATATTCATTGTATTTAACTACATTTGTTTATACAAGTATTCAATCTGCTTGATGATATACAATTTCTATTAATATATAGTTTATGATAGAAATGTGAAACAATCTACAATTTTGTAATGTCAGTATTCGCTTTGTCTTTCTCACAGTGGCCAGGGGAGCTTGTTGCTGCCTTTCATTTATTACCGATTCCTCACCCTCCGCTACACATCCAGAAGAAACCCATACTGCCGGTAAGATGTGGAATAATATCATataatcacaacaacaacatataataacaatattgaCGCAAAGCACAGGTATCTCAATTTTACGCTTCTGCTTGTCTTAGATACTCATCATTCGACAcagaagattattttatttcaaactaaaataaaacgaaaacattaattaatattGCATGTTTGGAgccattaaaatgtatataccTTGCATACATAGGGACTTATTTTTTAGCTCGACTGATATTATTGGCAAACATGAGCTGTGAGATACAGTATTGTGGTGTcggccaaaaaataaatttggggGGGAAGAAATTACGGAGATTTGTTTAAAGTGTTGTCACAGATTGCTTGTACACAAGAGTGTAGAGTGCTCTGTCTATTTTTCAGGCTCTGCTACATGGTTATGTATGTGTGCTGAAACATACTAATGTAGTAGGCTCAGGCCGAATCAGCTTTTTTCACACctttctgacatttcacagaGGTATACGGTATATGACagtatttgtgtttctgtgtaaaaCCCTACCCCATTGCTTGGAGATGGATTGAGAGCTACATTACACAAGCTCTTGTGAAGAAAGGAAAAAATCTTCTACCCGTTTTAtcttaaacagaaaatacaatttaataacTTTCAAACCCCTCTTTTCCAACAACCATCACCTCTGGTTTGAATGAAATAAGTCCTTAATTTGGCAAGTATGATGTAAATATCCTGCTGTTTTCCCCCAGCTGTCTCTCTGCCATGCTCAGGCTGCCAAGTGATTAGCTGTCCActgaatgagagaaatgtctAACTGTTTCATTTCAGAAAGTTCTTGTGCCCAGTAATTTGAttagaaatgaataaatgtgcTGAACTTGTTAATTTCAGTAGAATATAATCTGCTGGTCTACTATTCAGAAATGTAAAAGCTTAAAATGATGTAAATTTAATAATAACCTAATCTGTTTCCACCGCAGCACCTTGTTCACAGAGCTGCGAATTCTTCTGGAGCACTTCATCATGAAGCCCGCCTGCCCCGCCTTCTTCAGGAAGATGTGCCTCAGCAGTATCGCCTTCATCAGCCGCCTCGCCCCCACGGGGGTCTGATTACACActataaaagttttgttttcttaatgGTTTGTTTTCCCACCGTTTAGGATGTGACTTAAACTCTGATGAGGACAGACATTGCCATCAACAGAAGGAAGGAACTGTTTTTCTGAATGTCAACTTTATAGCCTGTGCTCCAACTTCTCTGTATATTTGAGTGCAGTTGAAGAGCAGCCAGTAATGCACTGAAGTCTCATGGCGATGTTTCTTCTAGTTCCCATCTTCTAAATGTGACCTCATTCAAGCGGTGGACACCCCTCATTTTGTTACGTTCACTGAATGCAGCACAGCAGACATCAGCTGTGACCTGCATGTACTggctgttattattttttttccctttgtgtccTTATTTATTCATGAAAATCACTTATtctatgatgaaatattaacaTTCTGAGATTAgtaacttaaattaaaatgtgcttatacattattgaaaatatattcctttttttaatgatcaagTTGTgcttggatggatggaggattgGGGTTTGTTTGCAGCTTCTCCGTGGTCCAATTTCTGTGCAAAACATCTGATGGTCTGATTTGTCTAAATGCctgattttaaatgtattctatCATTGCCATCACTCACTCTTTTAACAACTTTAAAAATCTATGTAGGTAAGAGCTGATGTCAAAATGGGTGTTGACTTGAGAAACAAGATATCTGCTGtattttttagaatatttgAAGGTACCAGACATTTTGCCGTAGGATTCATATTTGAAATGAGTTGCACGATGCCTGTCATGTTTTGAATGCATTCTCACCTTGTTTCTCAGTCTGAAAGCTGTTTTGAATTTCGCTTCATTTATTTGTTGCTTTGTAGTTCTGTTTTTGCTTAACGcatgctctgatttttttttctgccatgttaaatgtgtttctttgcttACAGACAaaccacatttttatgacaagAATAAATGATCTCTTAATTaaaccaataaaatattaaagaatAGTAATGTGGTTTGTGCTTACAATTTGTTTTAATTACCAGTTAATCTTGCCCTCATAATCAGTCCATCTTAAACTAATGATGCATATTTTGCCATCCATGGATCTGAAatgcattttgtattttaatggtATTCTAGTGTAGTGTGGAACACATCAAAACTTGCAGTAGGTAAGTAAACTATACACCCACAGTAGTAACCACTTTATTTGGTACACCTGTACAATTTACAACGGCCATAAAGTGATTTTATGAGGGCCATATTATTAAGGCTTTCTGCCACTGTCAAACAGGTATAAATTTGTTTAAACAATCAGTTCATGGAAAGTGCTGGTGTTGCACTGGACCCCCCTCATGTATGTAAGTAGAGAGGACAAAAAATAATGTCTCATAACCCTAAGGCATTATTTTTGCTCACTGTGGATAGACAAGTCCtacacctctatggaatcagtacAATATTGGCTAGAAGTGGACAAAACTCAAAAGTCTTTTGTGAAGTATAGCAGTTATAATGAGAcagatgttctttttttcaagaaaaaaaggaagtttaatttgtcataaatcatttgttttattacaataaaattgaatttatataaaTAGCCCTTTTCTAACTGcacacaagtgtcatgaatacattttttttaaatgggtctCTAAATTGCTATAcaaattgaactatttgcatttttacagcctctgcTTACAACCTTTCCTGCTCTGTATAAACAGGCTGCAGTTATCTgatttttagtgaatatttgccacgtgaccgttcatctcagcagaatcattcatggcttcacagtgtcgctgaggagcactgcatttaatgtttttaacaggatcaaATTATTCAAAACGGCTTTTTAACAATATTAATGattaataaagtgattttgacatctcacaattttaagctttgttttggttagcCTACTTTTACTGACTAAAACTTCTGTAACCTATGATAGGACTCTCGTCACAATTccaatgataatgcctgtttatACAGTTTCTTTCCACGAtaaacaatgtgtttttgtcgATCGTTTAAAGAAATCATGCTTTTCAAAACCGCCGGGTTGGTGGGGTTCACATTAACTTAATATAATGTAGTCTTGCAGTACAAAGGTACACATTTTACAATATCATACCAACAACTGAATATTATAAACCTCGTACAAGTAGAATTCGTTGGGAACTGTGGTATTAAATTACTCTAAATtgtacaggtgtacctaataaagtggccataAGGGGTACACAGCCTCGGTGCTAAAACGGTATGTCTGCGAGGCAACCAATCAGGACACAGCTTCAATTTCTGACATTATGTGTCATCCAATGTTATTGCAGGTTGTTGACGGCGAAGCGTTACCACTGGCAACAGACACTGCGTTTATCTGGTCTGGTCTAAGTGTTTGAAAGAATGTTTCTGCTTTAACTTACTGATATTCGCGTTAAAACAAGTTCGAACTCATATTTACAACATATGCAGACGGCGACCtgcttcatttgtttttaagtcgCTTGTTAGGATGTGTTAAAGATTAACGGAGACAGTTGGCGTGCGAAATCGCGTTAGCcaattagcttgctagctaacgttagcacgtcGAGCTAATCTCTTTGCTTTAGATAATCCAAGTCTCTCCACCGTTATTATCGTCTTTTTTATTCGGATGTGAATTTAACCGACGAGTTATGAATGGTATAAGGTGGACTGAATCTAATGATTCCCGTAGTTGTTTGACTGGATAGTCTACCTGGAAGATCGACTCTTTTGCTCTAATATAAGATTGAAGCAAGTGAAGAAAGAAGATGGAGCTTCACCTGAATCGAGTTGATTATATTCAGGTAACACCTAGTTTagcctttttatttttgctcttttctttaaatatatattatcgTGATTGAACACTTAATGTTGATTCAAGGTTTTACCCTCAagtaacttttattttaaaactctATTTAAGTCTGGTTTTCTCACACAATTATCTCTGCTTTGTCCACACAGGTTGGAGTGACATCCCAGAAAACTATGAGACTGCTTCCAGCATTGGGAAAAAAGGCAACCCAAAAGGTATTCATCTGCAGTGTTGTTAGAACTACTCTTTTATTTAGGAAAAGTGGCCATGCCACACTGTAGAAGTActcaattacaagtaaaagaccTACAATTAGAGCTACTAAATAAAAgtgtcaaaatcaaaattattttatttatccctgaggggaaattcagttagtctggtagaatctcttgaagaattatacagcctgatggctgtaggagcgaaggatcttttgtatctctccgtcctgcaacggagagagaggagccgtccgctgctgtttttttggtccttaaaggttttgtgtagcggatgatccgggtatttcaagatggactccaacatcttgacagtgcatctctccaccacctcctccagtgtgtccaacctggctccaaccacagaaccagctcttttgaCCAGCATGTCCAACTgccttgcatctctgtctgatgctgcctccccagcagactgcagcataaaacaacacactaccaccacagactgataaaacatctgcagcatataacccttactacagatgtccagagatctgagcttccttaagaaaaagagaaaactctgcctctttttgtagagagtgtcagtgtttagggaccggTCCAACTttttatccaggtatacacctagatacttataacttgtcACTACCTCGATATCCACCCCAtgggtattcactggctgaaggggggttTGTGCCTGTGGGAATCTacgatcatttccttagtctttgaggtgttcagtaggagatagt of Centropristis striata isolate RG_2023a ecotype Rhode Island chromosome 12, C.striata_1.0, whole genome shotgun sequence contains these proteins:
- the tmem33 gene encoding transmembrane protein 33, producing the protein MADTNQQSPPPQLGPVQFLMSNKLETAMWLSRLFTVYCSVMFILPILGPYAAANFYQRALLANALTSALRLHQRLPRFQLSRAFLAQALQEDSCHYLLYSLILVNSYPITMSIFPVFLFSLLHATTYTKKVLDSVGPSSLMFIRNILDKLTANQQNILKFIACNEIFLMPATVFMLFSGQGSLLLPFIYYRFLTLRYTSRRNPYCRTLFTELRILLEHFIMKPACPAFFRKMCLSSIAFISRLAPTGV